DNA from Ziziphus jujuba cultivar Dongzao chromosome 2, ASM3175591v1:
CTAAGAATACTTGGATTTTGAAAACCTTCTCCAATCCATTGTGGAATTCTACCCGTTAATCTGTTTTTCCAAGATCTAATGTCTCCAACAAAGATAAGTTCTGCAAGGATGTAGGCAGCTCTCCAGAGAACTTGTTGTCGCTTAGGTGCAGCGATTTAAGCTTGCTTAGCTGACCCAAGGAGACAGGTATGTTGCCAAACAACTTGTTCTTACTCAGATCTAATACCTCTAGAGAAGTACAATTCCCAATGCTTGATGGAATATTTCCCATTAAGTTGTTACTTGAAAGATCAATAGCATAAATACCAGTAATTTTACCTATAGATATAATTCAAGTTCTAAGAGcaaagtaccaaaaaaaaacagaaaaaaaaaaaaaacaaaaagttgaagGATTGAAGTGCCAAAACATATTCAGCTCAACAGGAAACGGGCCAATTGCCCTTTTTTTAcacatcaatttttttctttatagtacaaattagaaaatgaagaaaaagaatataaagAAATCGAACACCAAATCTTCTAGCATAGAAATATCACTTCTGTTACTTTCGGTAACAAGATCCACATCAAATAGAAGAGATTAGGAAGGCCCCACAAATCAATCCAGCATCTCTGCAATTTTGCAATGATGAGTGATTCACAAACATATCTATCCATGGTAATTACTAATTAGTTTCTACTTTTGTCTAGTCAAAATTCTGGTAGCATAAGATCGTAGAAGTTGTGTGCCTTCTTGTATATTAACTGTAAAATACTATCACTTTaagttgtaaataaaaacaaagctaaacagattatttaaataattgactAAAAGAAGCACGTAAATGTCTGAAAAATTAGATAGCCAACCCAACTAAGAATGCATTATTAAggtttaataaaagaaaagaaaagaaaagaaaagaaaagaaaagatagtCTTTGGAACTGCGGTTTAATAAGCAATACAAAGCATGTCGTCTGATTCAGTATTATTAGGGGAATGATCACATTATGCTGATAGATGCTTAAATCAagcagaaattgaaaaaaatgagaaactAACTAAAGATGGATCAAGAAaaccaattttttgtttatcaaatCATTTTTATGCATGTAAAGTACTCACTCTGTAGACTGTAGGCAATATTAATAAGTAGCTGTTCGTGATTCGAAGGAGCAAAGACTATATTTAACAGCCCATTTATTGACAAGTATTTCTTGAAACATTTATAAATAGCAAAGTTTGTTAGGTTCGAATGAGACTTGACAAAATAGAGCATTAAAGGCTATTGGTTTTAACATTTTTCATCAATCTGCAAGCATTAATGCCCTGTTTAGAAGTCGGATTTTAGCAGAAGTTCTCTCATTTATTATAAAACAaagttatgaaaaataatacaaaGGCAATTCAACTTTTGTAATATGGAGATTAACTCTCGAGTCTTGATAAAGAAAAACACTCATGTCTAATTAATTCCCATTAAAGTctggagaaaatatatatatatatatatatatattctttccaAGAGCTATAGATATAAAATGCGGGCaaaagtaattgttttttttcttttaaagtttcTTATCGGAGGTAAGAATAACATGGCATCTAATCCAAAGGATAACTTGTGAAGCAGTGATCTTCTATGCAAGGAAATAATGGAAAACCAGAAATGACAAAATGCTTTGCTTATTACTTGAGTTGACAAAAGGTTTTGCTTAGTGTTGTTTCTAACTACATTTTTTATTACATGCATAACTAATTAATGTTGATTTTAGAACCAGAAAGCTATTTTGCAGTTACAAGGCTAAACAGAGGCATGTTGGCAATTGATTTTTCCATATTctctcttcttcattttttttttttttaggttttttaaaGTAGGAATGTCAAGAAATCAAGGAAGCCATAGCTCCCACCTCCCTGTAAAATAGGTGCAACAACCTCAAATATGTGAAATTGACACAATGGAGAAGCTGAGAATATGCATGTCAATAAGCAAGTTAATATGCTTTGCAGTACATAACTAGAAACTTCACAATTTTCATAAGGCTGAAAACTAGTAGAAAATTGACATTTACTACAACGTTGATTTGAACACATCTTTTAAAACCATCACAAATTACAGAAGGTTGGGATAGcgaaacagaaaaaagaaatgtacTATTTGTAAAATGTAATCTATGAGGAAACCCTCCTCCTTCATGCTTTCAACAGTGTCCTTAAAATTCATTTCCAAAGAAATAAAGTTGACATTGAAAACCTCTTTGCGTTCTCCTTGAATATTAGGTGAAGCTTCTTACCTTCCCTAACTGCAAGTAATCACAAACAGAAATGACATTTTCTAAGTTTAGTATAGTTAGTAGATGAGAAACACATTGTCAaagaaacatattattatttaggaaTGAAAGTTTAGAAGTACTCTTTATCAAAAAGTCAGTTTGACAAGTAACCTAACATGAACAAAGAAAGGAAAGCAGATATAGTAACAAACCGAAGTAAAGATACTCTTTATCTTCTTCACTGATGCCTTTTAGTCCTCTGCTTTAAGGTTCTATATTTCAACCACAGGTACAGTATTCTATCCACAGCTTTATCAACAACATCAAAGTAGGCTACGCTCCAAGATTTTATCATCGCCATTATCAAGTACGGGACAAGAATTCCAGTTGCATATCCCAATCCAATGCTCAAGTAAAACCACCTATCAATGAAGCTGTCACCATTACCAGTATCCACGGGAGTCATCCATCCTTATCTGGTTTCTCATTTTCGTCATCACCTGGACATTTTACCAGAAGTGGACCACCACAAAGGCCAACATTTCCAACAAAAGAGGATGCACTAAAAGTGAGCATATGATCATTATCAGGAATAGGACCAGACAATTCATTGTTTGACAGATTCAGATACCCCAGGAATGAGAGTGATCCCAAGCTTTGAGGAATAGCACCGGAGAACCTATTACTCGAGAGATCAAGAGAAGACAATTGCTTCAGCTTCGAAATGCTTTTCGGAATGTGACCAGTGAAATGGTTTCTGACAAGTTGAGAACGACCAAACCCAATAAATTTGTCATCTCTATAGGAAGACCTCCACTCAAGTTATTCCCTGAGAGGTCTAGCATGGTTACAAGGGAGAGGGTCTTGGTGTATCTTAGAAGTTGGCCTTTCATATTTACAACAAGTCTTTCATAGTAGTGGCCAAACTCCATAGTacttatgtaacaccccgttccgaaccatgtcggaatttttgcacgttgatcgaggttgactatTGACCGTTGattgaaggggtcaaaagttgactttttgttctagttggaattctaggttgactaaggtaccgttacaaagtacatgttggcacgagttcgtagactagtagcacgttgaaaacggagctacggtttgaaagttatgagcaaaacaagttgaggtccaaactgtccaaggggtgccggagttgactttttattcatgcaaagttgagctttgactcatgcgtggttgtgaagtactagttgatacgagtccgtatttggacatgtggtttgaaagttatggacctgtagagtttttcaaatacagtattattttaatattactttttaaaCATGTGACGATGTAccatgtgtgacttaatgaaggtgaccatgtgtcaccatgttgagaagccacatgtcaaccatatttaatatcaaattattttattattgttgttttatgtaataatattatttttaatattatttaattaattttaaattattactttttatttcctttatttctttttctttttctttttcttttcttctccccacgtgggaaaaaaggccacGAGGGCctgttcttcttcctcctcttcttcttcttcttttcttcttcctttcccttcctttctccctctcggcctcaccgtatttttcaaattccggccacccataagctacacgcgccggccagcgaTGAgtggagggaggaggcgagctcggccaccagttttcacggtcaccggccgccggacgcgccgaTCGGGTCGGAGAAGCTGCCggccggaaaaatttctctctcctcgtTTCTTGTGTATTCCAGCCatcccagtccaaattgccacccctctccccctattttgggtcctctgagttcaaatatggcctccaatctcaaaaaatcgaagcggtttgcgagatacgagaaATTGAAAACCGGCCAAAGCTTTCCGCCAAATTCCgatggaattggggtcgatggagactggtaatgcgatcctcgttccacgagcttcgatttggtatattattcgaccattttggttaacatttgtatttaaccccccgggtaccaggtattatttaccagaataaaatattaatttatttgactgtgtgtgaattgtgttctaggagcaccggtgagttgtGGAaatgatcccatggtggatcatggtttaattgtgtgctctaggtgagtgacccacctttaaaaatattttgggcaattaattatgtttaattggtatttaaattatgctcatgtggtacaatttagttatggttttattgtgatttaatttatttagtattcatgagcaaagtatatttcagtaatagtcgtacgtggttttaagtattattttgggcataattggtttaaatattttatgaaaatatttgttaaattggtggttaaattttataattatgcccacggtattttatctgttgaacctcgtattacgagaaaattatggtttatttgttatcgatgttttcgtaccggtttgttaaataaaaatatgtgggatggtaagtgtgaaaatttaatatatttcccatggtaaattttggaaaatggtacggttggtttaataattattttagacgcactcatacagtattggtgttctggtgtatgtacacgtggtttagcgcgcaagtattatgtctcccgtggttgccattggaccgtgggcaggcaagtttgatattggccacaaccgcccctcccttggccgggatgacggtttcaacagcggtactgtcgggacaccgaagtgccgtttgcaagtttctctctttaatctccccgccagtcggtgctcgggatgctgggtatcggagggcatcactggtatatggtgtggtgcgtcaagtgtaatttttcggatagaaatttcaaaccccaaagagtacaaaaattatttattataatttattacactttatttatatttggtgtatttaattatttatttgttgtttattaaattatttgatcccttggttttcgggaagtacgagtatcgggttttgtgaaaattttttaaaaggggaacatttccaacgaagtgaatagtgagggttttgagagaaattattacttcaattgtttatttatttatttatttaattgttcggtattgattaattaaatcctttttatttggtatattataaatattaaaggtgttcagtagatagggtcactcactgagatgattagcatctcacgtttttaaattccgttcccctaggtccaggttgggagacgttgattgtccggggcgagcccaacgtctcagttcgttgccgaaagttcaagaagtatttcttccctttttcctctctatcttgtattgcttcttatctgtcattttataaatttcacatttatctgtataatgctctttATACtttattggacgtgtagttattatttatgcactgagtgcTGTTATTTCtctgaagtgctgtaaatttgtggaaacaaattgtagtaacgtgggaggaataaggggatgtttttagaagtgtgttttcagtgcaggtaatttttggttagtcctacccttaggggaggtgctgtcggattttccattggaaggttcggcggtattttcctgggattagggcttgtctagggttctggggaggaattctggacggggcttgacagttggtatcagagctctaggttctagtatccctaagggactgtgcattgttgtgcatcccatccgtgtctaatctctcgtttttcCCGTCTtaaagcattctttccctttatctcgaagcaaattcgttgcttGAGTTTGAATAACTTTAATCTTCGAAGGTGTtaattagaatcacctatcctaacggggaattcctatggcctagtcgatggtcgaggattgccttttcttttcaaaggtcaagtaatgggggcagatccaattctgtgaatcttttgGGATCTgaagtggtcctagatatggaGTGAGTGGTTCTTAAGTTTATGGCCCAGGTGGTTGATGCCCgagtagatggtgagcgttgggaccgctaatagtgggaagcaattcgaaagcatttttccagcaagttatctggattatgaccgtaaaaaggatatcaaattattattgacTTGGCTTTGGAtatcgatctatttcagtatCGCCATACCGTGCGACTCTattaaagttaaaggacttaaaggcttagctgcaagatttggtgaataaaggtttcactagatcaatcatatcatcgtgaatgacatTTGTTCCGTTCATGgaaaagaaggatgattgcctaggGGTGTGTATCGACTATCAATGATTTAGcaaggtcaccacccataatcgatacttattgtcgagtatggatgtgtgtcgatcaatctcaaggtgtcaaaatattttttcctatcgattattaaaacttaaatccttttcaaagtgatatttgaaatttaagggtattttattcaagtattttttgtttatgttcgtacatgtctttgtatgttatattgtttgatatcatactgcaccatatggaggcggcgaaccaatgtggtccatgtagagctagccccatgatcatgttgcctacgagtccaggagatcggacggccaatattggcaaccaccctggtttgtattggtagcagagtgtcggcgacagttggaatcatggattacatagcatgtagaaggtgtcgtacgtacctccactacgagcgtgcatattttattttatactatggattttaagatatgattttttgCATTTGTTCATGTTTTTactattgttccaatgtggagttttaacaattgcctatgcaagttaagtatatttgaaaaatatatttttttttatattatttgttttatgttatggtttttccaagagcgacttaagggttaagtatcgccagttgagaatccaaagtagggtatcgttgagttcaaaaaggagatcctaaaggaagcacgtgattcaatgtatgcgatacaccccaagggtacaaagatgtatggaatgctcactagatgacattatggtttggcacgataaaggaagttgcaggatTCGCATAAAGGTatttaagtcaccgacaagtaaaagtggggaATAGAAACGTTTGAAGTAGTTTCAATCCTTGCCCATTTCCTTGCCGGGTGGGGAGATGTAAACGTGGATTttgtgcttaaactatcgttcacaaagagaaggtacgacaacgtttagagaatcaaacaagatccggatagcgattaaagttctacttggttgttgatgaggttaatgggatgaggatgattccttaggcatggttagatgtttaagcatggttattttcattctagaagctaagatcttgatatcttatttccttggagatttaaggttcgtattgatggtgtTTTATCGAtttaaggtggttgatattgttggtgataatttacaaggATAAGGAGTacgatttttgggacgtagttagaatttaagaagtgtgggaTACTTTTATAGGTTAaagatctagtgatttgttcatagtattggtggtgatgttagaattaagatttaaattccttattgcttgaggtgtggattcatgaaATTTATTCGAAAttggggaaacttagggttttcaagaatggtatttggatgttgagaaattttattcatgaccttgatgaatttagttaaaagaaagattgatgtttgtcgaggttaagactattggttaatcaatgaggagccagggttttataattgtaagtactaggagggtaatcgaagacaagtgaattaatctcaaccttaacttggtgataccagtaattgaggaaattagacttaagttctaatcttacctttgaattgctgatcgagttacgagagttggttgttggtttaaggatgcatgctttagaagcactttatggttggcgttcgactatgaccaagacttatAGATTGTGTTCTCGTGGCCTAGTTTggatatccttaattagtgggcatgaggaGGAAAGTTacacaagaggaaagttaaagtcacGATTAGGCATGATGGTAGTGTAGTGATGGTGGAAGAGgtctctattatacttgctaagttaagctgccgacaagtggaagcgggaagTGGAAATGTTAGCGCACTTTTTACTGGCATGAGAGTGGTGTTCACGGAGACAAGTTGGCCAAGCTGTTTGTAAAGTGTATCATGAGACTACACAGAGTATCAATCGCCATCATGACTATTGAGATTCGAGCTTTACTTGAAGACTATGATAAAGGTtaacagatacacttggagcgagaCTTAACGACTGCATCGCCTTCCACCACAGGTCATTGGACAAGCAAAGTGCAGGATTCACACTTGGGAGTTATGTTGAGACCGTATATTATGCAATGTCGAAAGAAGCTGGATTGAGCAATTTCCATCAATAGGG
Protein-coding regions in this window:
- the LOC132800682 gene encoding putative receptor like protein 25, which encodes MEFGHYYERLVVNMKGQLLRYTKTLSLVTMLDLSGNNLSGGLPIEMTNLLGLVVLNLFSGAIPQSLGSLSFLGYLNLSNNELSGPIPDNDHMLTFSASSFVGNVGLCGGPLLVKCPGDDENEKPDKDG